A single region of the Pseudomonas sp. VD-NE ins genome encodes:
- the nusB gene encoding transcription antitermination factor NusB, with protein sequence MISDESDRFNPREPRPTDAGKPSKSEKRRAARQLATQALYQRHMASTSLNEIEAQFRVDNDFTFADASYFHDILHGVPASLTEIDTALAPCLDLTIEELDPVELCVLRLSTWELLKRVDVPYRVVINEGIELAKVYGSTDGHKFVNGVLDKLAPRLREAEVKAFKR encoded by the coding sequence GTGATTAGCGACGAAAGCGATCGTTTCAACCCGCGCGAACCGCGTCCAACGGACGCCGGCAAGCCTTCGAAAAGTGAAAAGCGCCGCGCTGCCCGTCAGCTGGCGACTCAAGCGTTGTACCAGCGCCATATGGCCAGTACTTCGCTGAACGAAATCGAAGCGCAGTTTCGCGTCGACAACGATTTCACCTTCGCCGATGCCAGCTACTTCCACGACATCCTGCACGGTGTTCCGGCCAGTCTGACCGAGATCGACACTGCGTTGGCGCCGTGCCTGGACCTGACCATCGAAGAGCTGGACCCGGTTGAACTGTGCGTACTGCGCCTGTCGACCTGGGAACTGCTCAAGCGTGTCGACGTGCCATACCGCGTTGTGATCAACGAAGGGATCGAGCTGGCGAAAGTCTACGGTTCCACCGACGGTCACAAGTTCGTCAACGGTGTGCTCGACAAGCTGGCTCCGCGCCTGCGTGAAGCTGAAGTGAAGGCGTTCAAGCGCTGA
- the ribE gene encoding 6,7-dimethyl-8-ribityllumazine synthase, with protein MTLKTIEGTFIAPKGRYALVVGRFNSFVVESLVSGAVDALVRHGVSESDITIIRAPGAFEIPLVAQKVAQKGEFAAIIALGAVIRGGTPHFEYVAGECTKGLAQVSMEFGVPVAFGVLTVDSIEQAIERSGTKAGNKGAEAALSALEMVSLLAQLEAK; from the coding sequence ATGACCCTGAAGACCATCGAAGGTACCTTCATCGCCCCTAAAGGCCGCTACGCTTTGGTAGTGGGCCGCTTCAACAGCTTCGTTGTTGAAAGCCTGGTCAGCGGTGCAGTTGATGCCCTGGTTCGCCACGGCGTGAGCGAAAGCGACATCACCATCATCCGCGCACCTGGCGCCTTCGAAATCCCGCTGGTAGCGCAGAAAGTCGCCCAGAAAGGTGAGTTCGCAGCCATCATCGCCCTCGGCGCGGTCATTCGTGGCGGTACTCCGCACTTCGAATACGTGGCAGGCGAGTGCACCAAGGGTCTGGCCCAGGTGTCCATGGAATTCGGCGTTCCGGTCGCTTTCGGCGTCCTGACTGTTGATTCCATCGAGCAAGCCATCGAACGTTCCGGCACCAAGGCCGGTAACAAAGGTGCCGAAGCTGCCCTGTCCGCACTGGAAATGGTCAGCCTGCTGGCACAGTTGGAGGCCAAGTGA